AGCATCATAATCCTTTTCATTCAAATATTTCAAATCTTTACTCAAGAGTAAAAAATATTCTAATTCAGATGCCGACCCTTTGGCTATTACCAAATAACGAGCGAATTCTTTATCACTATCTCTTCCACAGCCTTCACTTATGTTGGATGGAATTGAATAAGCCGCTCTTTGCATCTGACTAACTATTCCGAACTTTTCAGCTGCAGGAAACTCCAAAGTAACTCAGTAAATTTCAAGAGTCAACTCATGACCCAATTCCCATACCTTATACTTCCTATAATCTCTCACTGTAGTTGCAGCGTAAAGCGAATAGCGCTAAGCTTAAAGCCAATTAAGCGATCAACTCTCTCGGGTCACTCACTACACCGTTTACAGCAGAAGCAGCGGCAACTAATGGGCTCGCCAATAGTGTTCTAGAGCCTGGCCCTTGTCTCCCTTCGAAGTTACGGTTGGACGTACTCACGGCGAGTTTACCCGCTGGCACTTTATCATCGTTCATCGCGAGACATGCCGAACAACCTGGCTCTCTCAATTCGAAACCTGCTTCGGTCAAGATATCCAAAAGCCCTTCTTCTTTGATAGCAGCCTCTACCTTGTGTGAGCCTGGAACCAACCATGCCGTCACGTGATCGGCCTTTTTCTTTCCTTTGACGAGTTCGGCAAATGCACGAAAATCTTCGATTCGGCCGTTGGTACAGCTACCGAGGAATACATAGTCGATTTTCTTACCAATCATCGAGTCTCCTTGGTTGAAATTCATGTATCCCAGTGACTTTTCGTAAGTAGACACACCGCCATCCAGGTCCGCTGCATTCGGGATATTCTTGCTGATACCCATACCCATACCTGGATTGGTACCATAGGTAATCATCGGCTCTATATCACTCGCATCGTAGGTATATTCTTGATCAAACGACGCGTCTGCATCTGTCTTCAAGGTCTCCCAATAAGCCATGGCTTTGTCCCACGCAGCTCCTGATGGAGTAAACTCTCTGCCTTTGACGTATTCGAAGGTAGTTTCGTCTGGTGCAATCATACCTCCGCGTGCTCCCATCTCAATCGATAGGTTACATACAGTCATACGACCTTCCATGGTCATGTTTTCAAACACATCACCAGCATATTCTACGAAGTACCCTGTAGCACCAGAAGTCGTCAGCTTAGAGATGATATAAAGGGCAACGTCTTTTGGTGACACTCCTTTTTGTAGCGTACCGTTGACGTTGATTCTCATTTTCTTTGGTTTAGGCTGCATGATACACTGCGACGAGAGCACCATCTCCACCTCCGATGTACCGATACCGAAAGCGATCGCACCGAATGCACCGTGCGTAGAAGTATGCGAGTCTCCACATACGATCGTAGCACCAGGCTGAGTGATACCATACTCAGGCCCTACCACATGTACAATACCGTTTTTCTCATGTCCCAGGCCCCAGTGAGAGATTCCATGCTCCTTCGCGTTGGTTTCCAAGGCCTTCAATTGACTCGCAGACAATGGATCCTCCACAGGCAGGTGTTGGTTGATCGTCGGTGTGTTGTGATCAGCTGTCGCAAAAGTTTTCTCTGGATGTAAAACTTTCAAGCCTCTATTTTTCAATCCTAGAAAAGCAACTGGACTAGTCACTTCGTGTACCATGTGTCTATCGATAAACACAACGTCTGGTCCTCCTTCAATCTTTTTAACTACGTGCGAATCCCACACTTTGTCAAACAACGTCTTGCCCATAATTATGAATTTTTTAAATATTAAATCAAGTCATTCGATGGCATGATTATATAAATCACCCAAAATCGAAGCGCAAAGGTAAGGTATTGTGTGTTATTTCAGAGGTTTAGTTCGAATAATGGCGATGATTAAAGTGATAATTGAAATTTTAACAAAATTATATTCTTGATTTAATGAATTTGATAAATACGATCCTCATGGATTCATTCACCTATTTGTCGGTGGACAACTCTTGGATCAGTACAAACAAGCTATTCGAAAGACTCGTCACTTGATGTTTGATATTGACAGGAATGTCTAACTCGTCAAATTTGCGCAGCAAGTATTTGGTCTCCCCCTGCTCGTACTCTACCTCCCCTTCGACTAAGACCAACTTGGTCACGTAGGGAGTCTGATGCTCGGTGAGTATCACTCCTTGCTTGAGTCCTATTCCCAATATTCTGAGGTTTTCACTTTTCTCAATGACTTTGACCACTGGTTTGTCAGATTCCAGCAATTCTGTCCAGATGGCTTGATTGATGGCTGTTTTCATAGTTATTGTGGGGATTTGGCTTGCCTCGCCTGAAACAAGCGCATGAATGTAATGTGTGCCACGTTGCGTGCACGTTCTTTGGCAAGAATCGCCTTCTCTCCTTCGAACAGTGCGTCCAAGGTCTCGAACCACAGCTGTAGCCAATTGCCAAAATGCTCCTGCGAAATCGAGTGATTGTATTTTGCATCGACCTCTAGATGTGCCCTCATCGGATTGCCCTGAAACTTCTGCACATACAACAGGTTGGTTTCCCAAAAATCCGCAAGCTTAGACAAATGCTCTGGCCAATCCTGAATCACTCCATTGAAAATCGGACCAAGCATGTCATGCTCACGTACCTTACTGTAAAAGGCATTGACCAATAACTCTATATCTTGTCTCGATGTGATATCACTCTTCCTCATGGCACGAATAAAATTAAATCATCCTATAACTCTAGCATACGTGTGGTTCAAAGTTGTGTTTACATGACTAAAATCATAAAATAGCCTTAGGATTGAAACACCCATTCTTCAAAACAGTATGAACTAAGTAAATCGAAACAAAATATGAGATCAATAGAAAATAAAACAGCCCTAATCACGGGAGGCACAAAAGGAATAGGGTATGGTATTGCAGAAGCCATGCTCAAAGCCAACATGAAAGTAGCCATCACAGGGCGAAACCAAGAAGGAGTAAACAAAGCTCTCGCTGATTTGTCTAAACATGGAGAAGCTGTAGGCATCGTCGCTGACGTACGGGATGCTGCAGCTCTACGTGCTGCGACGGACCTGATAGTCAAACAATGGGGGCAACTCGATGTGGTCATTGCCAACGCAGGAGTAGGACACTTCGGATCAATCACCGAACTCACCGACGAGCAATGGAACGAAACAATAGACATCAATTTGACCGGGGTATTCAACACAGTCAGAGCTACCATTCCTGCACTCAAAGACACGAAGGGATACATCTTCACCATCGCAAGTTTAGCAGGAGCGAACTTCTTCGCAAAAGGCACTGCTTACAACGCGAGCAAGTTTGGATTGGTTGGTTTCACTCAAGCCATGATGCTAGATCTCCGACACGAGGGCATCAATGTATCCACCATCATGCCTGGCTCTGTCGCTACCTACTTCAACAACCACACACCAAACGAAGAGGATCATTGGAAAATTCAAATCGAAGACCTTGGACAAATGGTAGTAGATATGCTAAAACTCGACCCAAGAACTCTCCCTTCCAAAATAGAAGTGAGACCAAGTCAGCCTCCAGTAAAATAGTATTGAATACTGTCAATTAAGATAAAACGCCTCATGTAAAGTTTCACTTTGACATGAGGCGTTTTTAGCTCGTATCAACAAGCAACTAATCTTCTACTTTCGGATCAATCGAAATGAATGGCAATCTGATTTTTGGAATAATTGCCATCTTCATCTTTGACAGTGATGATCAAATAGAGGTGTTCACCCTCTTCGAGTGCATCAAGATCCGACTGAGTCACCACGATATTCGCATTCGCGAGTAATGATTCGATAGTAACGCTCGTTGCACCCTCCACCTCAAACTCTTCGTCATATATGGCATCTTCCAGTACACGTTCATGACTATGATCGTGTTCTTCACTTTCTTCGACATGTCCTACCTGTATATCCACATGGTCTAGCGCACCTTCTTGGTCTTCTATGTGTCCATAAAAAGCAAGTGACACTCCCAACTCTGCCTCATACTCGTCTACCTCGGTTCCATTGGCATCTTCAAAATGAATGAGAGCCATTTCATCATTTGTAATCCATATTTCACTTTCTATGGTCGACCCATCTGCAAAACTCGTAGTATTACCTGCTTCATCGATGGCTTGTACCACAAAGTGATAAGGACCTGCAGTAGCAGTCTCAGTAATTTCAATTTCCTGATCGATTTCCTGCATAGTCCCTGACGCAACGAAGCTCTGATCGTAACTAAACGCCTCCAACACACGACCATGTGTGTGCCCATCGAAATCATCATGAATCGTAATATTATAACTCGCTAACCCCTCATCGTCAGTAATCTCTCCGAGAACATGCATAGTCCAACCCGCAGCAAAACTATCCCCTGGAAAGGGCTCTTCCATCTCAATCACTGGAGCGGTCAAATCAGGGGTATTGTCATCCGATTCACAAGCTGAGATCATCGTGACAGCAAATAGGGCAATCCAAAAGTTCTTTTTCATCTTATTATTTATTTAGTTGTTTTTTTCCAAATGGCACATGCACAGATACAGAGAAGTTTCGCCCCTGCTCTGGCAAATTGAGTAGACGATATCTACTCAGGTGATTAAAATATTCTTGATCCAATAAGTTGTTGACACTAAAAAACACACGCAACTGAGTCGTTCCCCATGCTATTTGCGTATTGACATTCGCTCCCAACACGAAGTAACCTTCTGTGGCTCGTTCGTTGCGATCCACTCGGTTTTGATCCAACACCCATTTGCCATTGAATCCAAACTCTAGTGTTTTGACACATGCTCCTCTGAGTGCAAACTCGTACTCCAAATCCGAAAACAGCGACGGAGGTGGTGTCAATGGCAAAGGCAGATACGTATCGAGGTTGTAGTTGTATATATATTCCAAGGCTACTTTCCAATGCAGTGCTTGTATCGGGTGATACTCGACGGATACTTCTGTCCCTGCATAAAACACATCATTCTGCTGATACTGGTAGACTTGCGTGCTTTCGTAAAAGGCATCCGGATCGAGATTGTTGGAAAACAAAGCCGAAGGAGCCAGGTAAATGTAATCCTTGAAGAAAGATGCATAAGGAGTAACCACAAGACTTAAATTGGTCTGCTGATAGCTCAAACTCACATCAGCTTGAAATCCTCGCTCGGTAATCAATTCTGCATCACCGAGTTCGTGACGAAATGTCCCGTGATGGATACCATTGATACTCATCTCCGTAGCTGTTGGCACCTTGTAGCTTGTCCCTAGATTGAGTTTGGTATTGAACGAACTAGTAGGATAATAAGACACCCCCAACGCCGCAGAATAATTGAGGAACCATTTACTAACATCAGGATTTCTCTCATAGTATCTCACCACATCTTGATTTTGGTCATAGATCGGTTGCTCATAAGCGTCTATGTTTCGATTGGCATAATCTAGTCGTACCCCACCTGTCATAGTCCATCGGTCTTGTACTGTATACTCTTCGTAGTGAAACACACCAATGGCGGAAGAATGAAAATCAGGAATCAAATGCTCAAACCCTCCCTTTCGATTGACCTGATACTGTCCTTGGACTCCTAGGATACTGCTACGCTTCTTGCTCTTGTGCAAAAAGTACCGCCCATTTAATGTGAAAGTCTGCAAATCCAGACGCAGTGCAAGATCTGAATCCCCAATCACAACCTGCCCTGTGTGAGGGTTAGATATTTCCTTTCTCAGGTTATACTGATAGCCTATATCCAGTTCCAACCAGTTCTTCCCGAGCAGCAAGTTGGTATTGGAGATGATTTTGAAATGGTTCGTTTGCTGCTTTGGCTTATCTAGATTCCTATTATCGCCATCGGGCAACAACAATACTGCACTAGGTATGCCCACTGCTCCAGCAAACAAACCCACCTCCTGATGAAAATTGCTCAGAGTCAAGGTAGAATACCCCCAATATTTTTTCACACCCAACATCAGACTCACGTCACGCTCCTTACCTGCGGTATTCTTGAGGTGCTCGTCATAGATATTGTAGATGGTGCCGTTGTAATTGAACTCATCTGCGGGTACACGGTAATCCCCAAAATCCTGCGTACTCAAGCGCACCCGATACACCCAATCCTTCTTCCTCCCTTGAATATGAGTGGATGTCCCCACAAGCTGATTATTGGTTTTGTACAGCATCTGAAAACCTCCTGACAGGCCTTGCTGCTGAGGGATAGCTGGAGGGAAAATATTGATCACACCACCGAGTCCATCGGACCCATACATCAGCGAACCTGGCCCTTTGATTACCTCTACTCTGCCTGGGTCAAACATGTCAATTTCCAAGCCATGGTCCCCCCCCCACTGCTGACCTTCTTGTTTGACTCCTTTGTCATTGACGATCACACGATTGAACCCCATTCCACGTATCACAGGTTTAGCAATACCCACACCGGTACTGATAGCACTGACTCCAGGAAGGTCTTCTAGAGAGTTGACAAAAGAACCTCTCTGATTTTTCATCAAATATTCCGAATCAAGCATCTCCATAGACAGAGTCTGCTCTTTCGGACCATTTTTGTAGTAATTGGACTCTACGACAATCTCACTCAACTCGAGGGAGGTTTGAGACAAAGGCACAATCAGATATGTAGACAGGTCATCAGAGTCCACCAATACAGTCACCGCTCGATACCCCACATAACTGACATGGAGATGATAACTAGCCTCACGAACGTTCTCGAACCGAAATTCGCCATCCACATCAGTAATCATCCCCTGATTGAGTTCATGAATCTCTACCGTAGCACCTATGAGTATTTCTCTGGTCTGATCATCAATTACCTTACCCTCCAACACCGACTGCCCCCATGCACCGTTCCCCATCAAAAGGAATGCACTTAGCATCACCAAATCCCTCATGTCCTACTTGGAATAACAAGATTTACACAACCCGTTCATTATCATCTTGGTCTCATGTATGAGATACCCTGGGATATCCATGTGCGGAACACTATAATTGGGCAAACAATCGACATGGCCACAATCCGTACATTTGAAGTGTACATGATCGTGGTGATGATCCTTAGGTGCGCATTGTTCATCGCAAATCCCATAGCGAGCAATTCCCGAATCATCCGGTATCTTGTGTACCACGCCATTTTCGATGAAGGAGTTTAGCGTTCGAAACAATGTCACACGATCGTACCCTGTCAACTCATCTTCTAAGTGACGAGAAGTCAAAGCGTGTTTAGACGCTTTGAAGATAGAAAGTACATCAAGGCGGCAATCAGTCACTCTCAGACCATGATCTTTGAGCATTTGTCTCAATTCTGAATAAACTAGCATAGTTGCAAAGCTACAACTATTTGCAATCATGTTGCAAATAGTTGTGATGAATTTTTTGGACACAAAAAAAGGCGTCAGTAATTGACGCCCTTTTTACGCTTTTCCAAAGTGAAGCCCTTACGTTTCCGCACGTTGGATTTTGGTATCAAATTTTTCAAACCCTAGAAAAGACAAAGTAATCCCTCTGCTCTTGCTGCTGATTTTAAAATCATCAATTAGCTCCAATACATCCCAATGTATATCAGTAGTACGTGTCGCATCGATGATGACCTCACTACCGTCGGGAATCAACCCAAAAGTCTTGATCATACTTGCCTTGTTGAGAAAGCTCACGTTGTCTGAAAGTGGAATCTTAATTGGCTCATTTGGCTTGATCTTATTGGGGTCGAAATGATACGGTGTCTTAAAATTATTCCACAAAATAAACATAATAGCCACCACGAGCCCCATACCAATCCCCATGAGCAAGTCTGTGAATACCAATCCTAGCACGGTGGTGATATACGAGTAAAATTGAGCTCTGCCCGTGAAATAAATTTCTTTGAACATGGAAGGTTTGACAAGTTTGTACCCCACCATAATAAGGACAGCAGCCAAACTAGCAAGTGGAATCAAATTGAGCACTTGAGGAATGATCACCACACAGATCAGCATCAATACACCATGCATGATGGTAGATGCCTTGGTACGTCCACCAGATTGCACATTGGCTGAGCTGCGTACAATCACTTGTGTCACAGGCAGACCACCAATCAATCCTGAAAGAGAATTGCCTACTCCCTGTGCGATTAGCTCGCGATTGGTAGGGGTCACCCGCCGCTGTGGGTCCAACTTGTCCGCTGCCTCTACACTCAACAGTGTCTCCAAACTGGCTACAACCGCTATAGTAAAGGCTACAACATAAATTTTCTTATCTGCAAACATCCCCCAGTTTGGTGTCGCAAACATCTCGGTAAATTCCCCAAATGATTTTGAGACTGGTATATTGACAACATGCTCTCCAGCCAACGAGAAAAACGCATTGTTTTGAAAAGCCATATTTAAACCAATACCAGACAGCACAACAATCAACGGCCCATTGATATATTTGGTAAACTGCATTTTCTTCATAAATGGACGGTCCCACAAAATCAATATAGCGAGAGCCGAAAGACCAATCACCACTGCCCCTGGTGTGAAGTTGTCTAACGTATAAAGCAATTCAGAAAAGGTATTGTGCCCATCAGGCTGAAAGAAACCTAAGTCACCTTCTGGGTCATCATCGTACCCAAACAAGTGAGGAATTTGCTTCAAAATAATAATCAAACCAATACCGGACAGCATTCCTTTGATCACAGAAGAAGGTAAATAATATCCTATCACACCGGCCTTGGCTATTCCCATCAGCACCTGGATCACGCCCGCAATCACTACTGCGAGCAAGAAATTTTCGAACCCTCCCAAATCCGTAATCGAATTGAGCACTATGACGGCCAGTCCCGCCGCAGGACCACTCACTCCTAAGTGTGAACCACTGATAGAACCTACCACTATCCCTCCAATGATCCCCGCAATGATCCCTGAAAACAAGGGGGCTCCAGAGGCCAAGGCAATACCCAAACAAAGCGGTACCGCTACTAAAAAAACCACAAAACTTGCCGGAAAGTCACTACCCAAATTGGACAATAACCCTGACTTATTTGACTTACTCATGTCTTGATAAAGTTAATCGCTACCCATGTAGCATGATAAAAAACAGAATATTTGATGAGATCTCAAACTAGAGAACCAGACAGAGCATGACGTCTGGGGGGAGCTTGGCAACAGCAATAGAGCCTTCGCAAAGAAGAAACAAGTACCGAGACATATAATCATTTGACAGCAAGAAAAAATTGGAAAAATCTAAGTGCATACAGAACAATTCCTCGGCATGCATCTTTCCTTTCACTTCTTCATTTTTCTCTTCACTCTCCGTCTCTTCGACATCATTGTTCTCGATGAGCACATCCTGCTCCATCTCAAGCCACTGAGGCACTGCTACATTCAATATGAAAATACAGCAGAAGCCCATGAGTATCAATTGTGTCCTATAGTGAGTTCCTTTCATGGTTGCTTCAAAGATGATTTTTCAGACATTTGTCCAAAAATGAGAAAAACCACTATCTCAAAGATAAGGGTACGCGAAACAAATCAAGGAGATTCGCACTATTTAAGTTTAGTAAGGGGTAAGTCGGGAAGTTCCACAGTAAAAGTAGAGCCTTTGCCCAACACCGAATCAATTTGAAGTTCCCCTCCAAGCTTAGCAATGATCTCTGCCACCATGTATAGACCTAACCCTGAGCCCTCACTTCGAGTCGTAGCACGATAAAACATTTTAAAAATATCCTTGTGGTACTTTTTATCAATTCCTGGACCATTGTCTGTGACGATCATCACTACCCCTCGTATCGTTTTTTGCAGAACTATCGAGACAAAAGGGTCCATCACATCGTCAGGAGCATGATGTTTGAAAGCATTGGTAATCAAATTACTTAGTACAATTTTCAAGCGACTAGGGTCCGTATTCAGCACCATTTTATCACCCAAATCTAGTTGCCTCCTGATTTTTTTATAATTACCCGTAAAACTCAAATCATCTAGTATCTCCTGAATCATCTTATTGAGTTTGACTGATTGCACTTGCACACCCAGTCGTGCGTTTCTTGAGTAGTCAATGATGTCTTTGATGAAGCCATCCAAACGCATAACACTCGCCTCTATGTGCTCAAAATATACCTCTTGGTCTGTCTCTTTGTCATTTCTAGCCACAGCCACCAAGCCCAAAATAGAAGACAATGGCGAACGCATTTCGTGCGACGCACTGTAAACAAACCGATCCAGTTCAGCATTCACTTTCTTCAGCTCCACATTTTGACGATTGATAAATGCCACACGCCAACGGTACGCTCCCCCTACTATCAACCCTAGCATAGAAATAACCAAGGCATAAAACCACCAAGTTTCATAAAAAAACGGCAAAACCTCAAATGAAAAAGCATACTCTGAGGGGCTCCATGTCAACCCATCTACACTACTCATGACTCGAAAGGTAAAATGACCTGGAGGTATATTGGTGTACTCGATAGCTCCTACAGTAGACGGTTTACTCCATTGATGGTCAAATCCTTCCAACTTGAATTTATACAAATTCCGCTCCGGTGCAAGGTAACTCAATGCACTATATTGAAAAGTCATCCTTTTGACACTTGCTGACACCTCTATTTCATCCTCCCCATGCCAGTCCATTTCTTCATTGTCTACCATCACGTGTCGAATGAGTGGCAAAGACTGAAACTGATTTTGTTTGACCTTGAGCGGATCAACGATGCATATCCCTCCTAACGTTGGCACATAGATCTCGCCATTTTTGAGTTTCGTCATGCGCGTCGCTCCAGTACACTCCTCGTTGTTCATCCCGTTGGTCTCGTCTAGCACAAAAAAACCTACTCGCTCTACTTCGCCTCGCAGGTACGACTCAAATTCCTCTTTACTGATTTTCAAGACCCCCTTGTTGGAGCTCACCCAAATATGTCCATAATCATCCTCCATCACATCAAAGAACGTTCTGCTCTTACCGTCTGACTGCAACTCCACCAATGACAAACGATGACCATCAAAATACACCAACCCTACCGTAGAAGTCAATAAAGCCGTCCCGTCTTCATGCAATTCCATATTGAACAAGAGCATCCCCGAATCATCTTCATTCAAAGGGTAGGTTCGAGTCTGTCCTTCTGGATCAATAATCGTCAATCCCCCGCTGTGAGTCCCAACGTATATCTCTCCATTGACACTCTCCTCTACTGCCAAAACGAAACTGGACTTCATTCCTTTACCATTGGTATAGACCCGCTGTATTTGTCCGTCTCTAAACTTCACCAAACCGCCAGAGCGACTACCAAACCAATAATCTCCTCGCCCATCTTTGAGTACCGTTCTGAAATTATTGGCAGGCATGCCCGTCTGTATGGAATAGCGCGTTTCACCCTGTAAACGCTTATGTACGACCCCTCCATAAGTCGCCAACCACAACGATCCATCTGAGTCATGGTAGATATCTCGAACTCCATTATCATACAATTTAGACTCTACCTTAATTCGCTTGTTGCTGTCTCCATTGCGCTGATCAATCAGGTTCTGGTCTGACCCTATGTAGAGTTTACCATCCCATGATTCATGAACAATATAGACGCGATTGCTCGTAATATCAGGCACGATCAAATTGGTCGCTAAACTTCTTTTGAGTCGAATCAACCCCGCTCTATTTGAGCTCACCCAGATATTATCTTCTTTATCCATCATAAGGGAAGACACTCGTACCAATTCCACTCCTCTTTTCTGATACAAGTTTTCCAAAGTACCTGTCTCTTGATCATACTTCAATACCCCAAG
The DNA window shown above is from Reichenbachiella sp. 5M10 and carries:
- a CDS encoding SDR family oxidoreductase, with protein sequence MRSIENKTALITGGTKGIGYGIAEAMLKANMKVAITGRNQEGVNKALADLSKHGEAVGIVADVRDAAALRAATDLIVKQWGQLDVVIANAGVGHFGSITELTDEQWNETIDINLTGVFNTVRATIPALKDTKGYIFTIASLAGANFFAKGTAYNASKFGLVGFTQAMMLDLRHEGINVSTIMPGSVATYFNNHTPNEEDHWKIQIEDLGQMVVDMLKLDPRTLPSKIEVRPSQPPVK
- a CDS encoding Fur family transcriptional regulator; this encodes MLKDHGLRVTDCRLDVLSIFKASKHALTSRHLEDELTGYDRVTLFRTLNSFIENGVVHKIPDDSGIARYGICDEQCAPKDHHHDHVHFKCTDCGHVDCLPNYSVPHMDIPGYLIHETKMIMNGLCKSCYSK
- a CDS encoding SulP family inorganic anion transporter, whose amino-acid sequence is MSKSNKSGLLSNLGSDFPASFVVFLVAVPLCLGIALASGAPLFSGIIAGIIGGIVVGSISGSHLGVSGPAAGLAVIVLNSITDLGGFENFLLAVVIAGVIQVLMGIAKAGVIGYYLPSSVIKGMLSGIGLIIILKQIPHLFGYDDDPEGDLGFFQPDGHNTFSELLYTLDNFTPGAVVIGLSALAILILWDRPFMKKMQFTKYINGPLIVVLSGIGLNMAFQNNAFFSLAGEHVVNIPVSKSFGEFTEMFATPNWGMFADKKIYVVAFTIAVVASLETLLSVEAADKLDPQRRVTPTNRELIAQGVGNSLSGLIGGLPVTQVIVRSSANVQSGGRTKASTIMHGVLMLICVVIIPQVLNLIPLASLAAVLIMVGYKLVKPSMFKEIYFTGRAQFYSYITTVLGLVFTDLLMGIGMGLVVAIMFILWNNFKTPYHFDPNKIKPNEPIKIPLSDNVSFLNKASMIKTFGLIPDGSEVIIDATRTTDIHWDVLELIDDFKISSKSRGITLSFLGFEKFDTKIQRAET
- a CDS encoding group III truncated hemoglobin, with the protein product MRKSDITSRQDIELLVNAFYSKVREHDMLGPIFNGVIQDWPEHLSKLADFWETNLLYVQKFQGNPMRAHLEVDAKYNHSISQEHFGNWLQLWFETLDALFEGEKAILAKERARNVAHITFMRLFQARQAKSPQ
- a CDS encoding TonB-dependent receptor, producing the protein MRDLVMLSAFLLMGNGAWGQSVLEGKVIDDQTREILIGATVEIHELNQGMITDVDGEFRFENVREASYHLHVSYVGYRAVTVLVDSDDLSTYLIVPLSQTSLELSEIVVESNYYKNGPKEQTLSMEMLDSEYLMKNQRGSFVNSLEDLPGVSAISTGVGIAKPVIRGMGFNRVIVNDKGVKQEGQQWGGDHGLEIDMFDPGRVEVIKGPGSLMYGSDGLGGVINIFPPAIPQQQGLSGGFQMLYKTNNQLVGTSTHIQGRKKDWVYRVRLSTQDFGDYRVPADEFNYNGTIYNIYDEHLKNTAGKERDVSLMLGVKKYWGYSTLTLSNFHQEVGLFAGAVGIPSAVLLLPDGDNRNLDKPKQQTNHFKIISNTNLLLGKNWLELDIGYQYNLRKEISNPHTGQVVIGDSDLALRLDLQTFTLNGRYFLHKSKKRSSILGVQGQYQVNRKGGFEHLIPDFHSSAIGVFHYEEYTVQDRWTMTGGVRLDYANRNIDAYEQPIYDQNQDVVRYYERNPDVSKWFLNYSAALGVSYYPTSSFNTKLNLGTSYKVPTATEMSINGIHHGTFRHELGDAELITERGFQADVSLSYQQTNLSLVVTPYASFFKDYIYLAPSALFSNNLDPDAFYESTQVYQYQQNDVFYAGTEVSVEYHPIQALHWKVALEYIYNYNLDTYLPLPLTPPPSLFSDLEYEFALRGACVKTLEFGFNGKWVLDQNRVDRNERATEGYFVLGANVNTQIAWGTTQLRVFFSVNNLLDQEYFNHLSRYRLLNLPEQGRNFSVSVHVPFGKKQLNK
- a CDS encoding sensor histidine kinase, translating into MTKAYIRFSLALFYVIVSQLWVDYRAYAQEGDPSLSLSDLSISQWTTSDGLSSNNLTSVFQDSQGLIWVTSFNGVMIYDGERVEIFDKNSLSILKTDGFHCVAERASGELLLGSQGNGIVSYKSGKFALLRPKIGRIPKSVRDIIVMNQGEVYAGTDNFGLYRVHQDTSQAVLIEELSNVTVKALHGTASGDVWIGTEGKGVYGLTETDTLHFTLADGLRSNTVNAIAQDQAGRILIGTNGGLQYYTPEEGLQDVVSLFDIYVNCIMVDSDNSIWVGSELGVLKYDQETGTLENLYQKRGVELVRVSSLMMDKEDNIWVSSNRAGLIRLKRSLATNLIVPDITSNRVYIVHESWDGKLYIGSDQNLIDQRNGDSNKRIKVESKLYDNGVRDIYHDSDGSLWLATYGGVVHKRLQGETRYSIQTGMPANNFRTVLKDGRGDYWFGSRSGGLVKFRDGQIQRVYTNGKGMKSSFVLAVEESVNGEIYVGTHSGGLTIIDPEGQTRTYPLNEDDSGMLLFNMELHEDGTALLTSTVGLVYFDGHRLSLVELQSDGKSRTFFDVMEDDYGHIWVSSNKGVLKISKEEFESYLRGEVERVGFFVLDETNGMNNEECTGATRMTKLKNGEIYVPTLGGICIVDPLKVKQNQFQSLPLIRHVMVDNEEMDWHGEDEIEVSASVKRMTFQYSALSYLAPERNLYKFKLEGFDHQWSKPSTVGAIEYTNIPPGHFTFRVMSSVDGLTWSPSEYAFSFEVLPFFYETWWFYALVISMLGLIVGGAYRWRVAFINRQNVELKKVNAELDRFVYSASHEMRSPLSSILGLVAVARNDKETDQEVYFEHIEASVMRLDGFIKDIIDYSRNARLGVQVQSVKLNKMIQEILDDLSFTGNYKKIRRQLDLGDKMVLNTDPSRLKIVLSNLITNAFKHHAPDDVMDPFVSIVLQKTIRGVVMIVTDNGPGIDKKYHKDIFKMFYRATTRSEGSGLGLYMVAEIIAKLGGELQIDSVLGKGSTFTVELPDLPLTKLK
- a CDS encoding four helix bundle protein; protein product: MEFPAAEKFGIVSQMQRAAYSIPSNISEGCGRDSDKEFARYLVIAKGSASELEYFLLLSKDLKYLNEKDYDALFDIVNQVKRSLYNLINKIK
- a CDS encoding DUF4625 domain-containing protein encodes the protein MKKNFWIALFAVTMISACESDDNTPDLTAPVIEMEEPFPGDSFAAGWTMHVLGEITDDEGLASYNITIHDDFDGHTHGRVLEAFSYDQSFVASGTMQEIDQEIEITETATAGPYHFVVQAIDEAGNTTSFADGSTIESEIWITNDEMALIHFEDANGTEVDEYEAELGVSLAFYGHIEDQEGALDHVDIQVGHVEESEEHDHSHERVLEDAIYDEEFEVEGATSVTIESLLANANIVVTQSDLDALEEGEHLYLIITVKDEDGNYSKNQIAIHFD
- the leuC gene encoding 3-isopropylmalate dehydratase large subunit, whose translation is MGKTLFDKVWDSHVVKKIEGGPDVVFIDRHMVHEVTSPVAFLGLKNRGLKVLHPEKTFATADHNTPTINQHLPVEDPLSASQLKALETNAKEHGISHWGLGHEKNGIVHVVGPEYGITQPGATIVCGDSHTSTHGAFGAIAFGIGTSEVEMVLSSQCIMQPKPKKMRINVNGTLQKGVSPKDVALYIISKLTTSGATGYFVEYAGDVFENMTMEGRMTVCNLSIEMGARGGMIAPDETTFEYVKGREFTPSGAAWDKAMAYWETLKTDADASFDQEYTYDASDIEPMITYGTNPGMGMGISKNIPNAADLDGGVSTYEKSLGYMNFNQGDSMIGKKIDYVFLGSCTNGRIEDFRAFAELVKGKKKADHVTAWLVPGSHKVEAAIKEEGLLDILTEAGFELREPGCSACLAMNDDKVPAGKLAVSTSNRNFEGRQGPGSRTLLASPLVAAASAVNGVVSDPRELIA